A window from Erythrobacter sp. YJ-T3-07 encodes these proteins:
- a CDS encoding primosomal protein N': MRRIRLLVLNAALGVLDYRVPDGMAVEHGSVVVAPLGPRQVTGIVWEEERLPGESVPEAKLRPILSVLPVRPLHAQLRRLIEWTADYYCAPMSSVARMVLASGGALKGGVTVTEYRLTDTQPDRMTPQRKQALERLVDRQGTIRELAAIAGVSDGVLRGLVSQGVLEAEEVDADRPYPRAQPDHAEPVLSPQQAEVADELVKAVEAKDFAPILLDGVTGSGKTETYFEPVAAAIRAGRQVLVLLPEIALTENFLRRFEDRFGVVPVLWHSSLKSSERRRAWRAIARAPEEGGAQVVVGARSALFLPYANLGLIVVDEAHEISFKQDDGVRYNARDVAVMRGHFERIPVVLASATPALESLHMAETGTYRKLDLPSRFGGASLPTIRLLDLTEEPPERGRWLAPTLARELFARMERGEQTLLFLNRRGYAPLTLCRNCGYRFQCKQCSAWLVEHRFSHRLACHHCGHEEPTPEACPECGEKDSLVPCGPGVERVADEVREIAPEARIAVATSDTLNTPARAAEFVAMAESGAIDVIVGTQLVTKGFHFPDLTLVGVVDADLGLEGGDLRAAERVYQQIAQVAGRAGRASKPGEVLIQTRHPEAPVIAALAEGDRDAFYAAELEARRHANAPPFGRWAAIIVSSEDDKEARLAAARIGDARPRLDDILILGPAPAPLAQLRGRYRYRLLINAKRTAALQDAIRDWLGPLELPRGVRVGIDIDPYSFV; this comes from the coding sequence ATGCGCCGTATCCGCCTCCTCGTCCTCAACGCCGCGCTCGGCGTACTCGATTACCGCGTGCCCGATGGCATGGCGGTTGAGCATGGCAGCGTCGTGGTCGCCCCGCTAGGCCCTCGCCAGGTCACCGGCATCGTGTGGGAGGAAGAACGCCTTCCCGGCGAGTCGGTGCCCGAGGCAAAGCTGCGCCCGATCCTGTCGGTCCTGCCGGTGCGTCCGCTGCACGCGCAACTGCGCCGCCTGATCGAATGGACCGCGGACTATTACTGCGCCCCGATGTCCTCGGTCGCGCGGATGGTGCTGGCGAGCGGGGGCGCGCTGAAGGGCGGCGTCACCGTCACCGAATACCGCCTGACCGACACGCAGCCCGACCGGATGACCCCGCAGCGCAAGCAAGCGCTGGAAAGGCTGGTCGACCGACAGGGCACGATCCGCGAACTCGCCGCGATTGCGGGCGTCTCCGACGGGGTATTGCGCGGGCTGGTGAGCCAGGGCGTGCTCGAAGCCGAAGAGGTCGACGCGGACCGCCCCTACCCGCGCGCGCAGCCCGACCATGCCGAGCCCGTGCTCTCGCCGCAGCAGGCCGAAGTCGCCGATGAGCTGGTCAAGGCGGTCGAGGCGAAGGACTTCGCGCCGATCCTGCTCGACGGGGTGACCGGATCGGGCAAGACCGAAACCTATTTCGAACCCGTCGCCGCCGCGATTCGGGCCGGCAGGCAGGTGCTCGTCCTGCTCCCCGAAATCGCCCTGACCGAGAATTTCCTGCGCCGGTTCGAGGACCGCTTCGGGGTGGTGCCGGTGCTATGGCACTCCTCGCTCAAGTCGTCCGAGCGACGCCGCGCCTGGCGCGCGATCGCCCGCGCGCCGGAAGAGGGCGGCGCGCAGGTGGTGGTCGGCGCACGCTCCGCTCTGTTCCTGCCCTATGCCAATCTCGGCCTGATCGTGGTCGACGAGGCGCACGAGATCAGCTTCAAGCAGGACGACGGCGTGCGTTACAACGCGCGCGATGTCGCGGTTATGCGGGGCCATTTCGAGCGGATACCGGTCGTGCTGGCATCGGCCACGCCCGCGCTCGAAAGCCTGCACATGGCGGAGACGGGCACCTACCGGAAGCTCGACCTCCCGAGCCGTTTCGGCGGGGCCTCGCTGCCCACGATCCGCCTGCTCGACCTGACCGAGGAACCGCCCGAGCGCGGCCGCTGGCTCGCCCCGACGCTCGCCCGCGAGCTGTTCGCGCGGATGGAGCGCGGCGAGCAGACGCTGCTGTTCCTCAACCGGCGCGGCTACGCCCCGCTGACGCTGTGCAGGAATTGCGGATACCGCTTCCAGTGCAAGCAATGCAGCGCCTGGCTGGTCGAACATCGCTTTTCCCACCGGCTCGCCTGCCACCATTGCGGGCACGAGGAACCGACGCCCGAGGCCTGCCCGGAGTGCGGGGAGAAGGACAGCCTCGTCCCCTGCGGTCCGGGGGTCGAGCGGGTGGCCGACGAAGTGCGCGAGATCGCTCCCGAGGCGCGCATCGCGGTGGCCACGTCCGACACCCTCAACACCCCCGCCCGTGCCGCCGAGTTTGTCGCGATGGCGGAAAGCGGGGCGATCGACGTGATCGTCGGCACGCAGCTGGTGACCAAGGGCTTCCACTTCCCCGACCTGACGCTGGTCGGCGTGGTCGATGCGGATCTGGGGCTGGAGGGCGGCGACCTGCGCGCCGCGGAGCGGGTCTACCAGCAGATCGCACAGGTGGCAGGCCGTGCGGGCCGCGCCTCCAAGCCGGGCGAAGTGCTGATCCAGACCCGCCACCCCGAAGCGCCGGTGATCGCCGCACTGGCGGAGGGCGACCGCGATGCCTTCTACGCTGCCGAGCTGGAGGCGCGTCGCCACGCCAATGCCCCGCCCTTCGGGCGCTGGGCGGCGATCATCGTGTCGAGCGAGGACGACAAGGAAGCGCGCCTTGCCGCGGCGCGGATCGGCGATGCGCGCCCGCGGCTGGACGACATCTTGATCCTCGGCCCCGCACCTGCCCCGCTGGCGCAGCTGCGCGGACGTTATCGCTATCGCCTGCTGATCAACGCCAAGCGCACCGCCGCGCTGCAGGATGCCATTCGCGACTGGCTCGGCCCGCTGGAACTGCCGCGCGGCGTGCGCGTGGGGATCGACATCGATCCGTATAGTTTCGTCTGA
- a CDS encoding DUF4197 family protein, translated as MTGILENGLNRRSLLGAIGAGAGAMLLGGCATYETRVTNVIERLLLLSSQRAFARLTAPGGFWDQQIAQAGLDNFLGARGNVLAGILTSGLVKSRLEREFAGFAVEASERAAPVIYDSIQLIGVENTIGLITGGPTAATSYLRADLGPRLVDAMVPELGDAMRLARDPVIGQLVSALAGVDVGGVAARLANEIDDTVWAEIGREEAAIRADPRSTNDPVLIGALGRAGRG; from the coding sequence ATGACCGGAATTCTGGAAAATGGCCTGAACCGGCGCAGCCTGCTGGGGGCTATCGGTGCCGGCGCGGGCGCGATGCTGCTGGGCGGATGCGCGACCTACGAGACCCGCGTAACCAACGTGATCGAGCGGCTGCTGCTCCTCTCCAGCCAGCGCGCCTTCGCCCGGCTCACCGCGCCGGGCGGCTTCTGGGACCAGCAGATCGCACAGGCCGGGCTCGACAATTTTCTGGGCGCGCGGGGCAACGTGCTCGCCGGGATTCTCACCTCGGGCCTGGTCAAGTCGCGGCTGGAGCGGGAGTTTGCAGGCTTTGCGGTCGAGGCGAGCGAGCGCGCCGCGCCGGTTATCTATGATTCGATCCAGCTGATCGGGGTCGAGAACACGATCGGGCTGATCACCGGCGGGCCGACCGCCGCGACGAGCTACCTGCGCGCGGACCTTGGCCCGCGGCTGGTCGATGCGATGGTGCCCGAACTGGGCGATGCGATGCGGCTGGCGCGCGATCCGGTGATCGGCCAGCTGGTCTCGGCGCTGGCCGGAGTCGATGTCGGCGGGGTGGCGGCGCGGCTCGCGAACGAGATCGACGATACCGTGTGGGCCGAGATCGGGCGCGAGGAAGCGGCGATCCGCGCCGATCCGCGCAGCACCAATGATCCCGTTCTGATCGGCGCGCTGGGCCGCGCCGGGCGGGGCTGA
- a CDS encoding DUF2490 domain-containing protein yields MRSVNLAARALPLAAATVLLQPSAALADESEFWIELAAKGDIAEGTSLKVEVEQRRKAGPDEYIVGAVVDHEIGDGFSLGGGIEIHDIGGFTEVRPYQQVGFSTGILSLRTRIEERFYDNSDRMALRLRQRVQLSDTIAPKLKASASAELLYQLRDRNDGGPERVDQLRFAAGLTYRVAERFEVSGGYLLQLRPRPGGDTYTHVPQLSAAYRF; encoded by the coding sequence ATGCGATCAGTCAATCTTGCGGCGCGCGCCCTCCCACTTGCCGCCGCGACCGTGCTTTTGCAACCGAGCGCAGCTCTGGCGGATGAAAGCGAATTCTGGATCGAGCTGGCGGCCAAGGGCGATATTGCCGAGGGCACCAGCCTGAAGGTGGAAGTGGAGCAACGGCGCAAGGCCGGGCCCGACGAATATATCGTCGGTGCGGTGGTCGATCACGAGATCGGTGATGGCTTTTCGCTGGGTGGCGGGATCGAGATCCACGACATCGGCGGCTTTACCGAGGTTCGCCCCTACCAGCAGGTCGGTTTTTCGACCGGCATCCTGTCGCTGCGCACCCGGATCGAGGAACGCTTCTACGACAATTCGGACCGGATGGCGCTGCGGCTGCGCCAGCGCGTGCAGCTGAGCGACACGATCGCCCCCAAGCTGAAGGCCAGCGCATCGGCGGAGCTGCTGTATCAACTGCGCGATCGCAATGATGGCGGGCCGGAGCGGGTCGACCAGCTGCGCTTTGCCGCCGGGCTGACCTACCGCGTGGCAGAACGCTTCGAGGTGAGCGGCGGCTACCTGCTGCAACTGCGCCCGCGGCCGGGCGGGGACACCTATACCCACGTGCCCCAGCTGAGCGCGGCCTACCGCTTCTAG
- the fsa gene encoding fructose-6-phosphate aldolase, with protein sequence MKFFADTADIADIRDLAETGLIDGVTTNPSLIHKSGRDFIEVTKEICGIVDGPVSAEVVALDHETMMKEAEKLRKIADNVCIKVPLTLDGLKTCRALTDDGTMVNVTLCFSANQALLAAKAGATFISPFVGRHDDNGFDGMQLIEDIRLIYDNYAFETEVLVASVRHATHVLQAAKIGADVMTAPPKVIRGLVNHVLTDKGIEGFLKDWQSTGQSIL encoded by the coding sequence ATGAAATTCTTCGCAGACACCGCCGACATCGCCGACATCCGCGACCTGGCCGAAACGGGCCTGATCGACGGGGTGACCACCAACCCCTCGCTGATCCACAAGTCGGGCCGCGATTTTATCGAGGTGACCAAGGAAATCTGCGGGATCGTGGATGGCCCGGTCAGCGCCGAAGTCGTCGCGCTCGATCACGAGACGATGATGAAAGAGGCCGAAAAGCTGCGCAAGATTGCGGACAATGTCTGCATCAAGGTGCCGCTGACGCTCGACGGGCTTAAGACCTGCCGCGCGCTGACCGACGATGGCACGATGGTGAACGTGACTTTGTGCTTCTCCGCCAACCAGGCGCTGCTTGCAGCAAAGGCCGGCGCGACCTTCATCTCGCCCTTCGTCGGTCGGCACGACGACAACGGCTTCGACGGGATGCAGCTGATCGAGGATATCCGGCTGATCTACGACAACTACGCATTCGAGACCGAAGTTCTGGTCGCCAGCGTGCGCCATGCGACGCATGTGTTGCAGGCGGCGAAGATCGGTGCGGACGTGATGACCGCGCCGCCCAAGGTGATCCGTGGCCTCGTCAACCACGTGCTGACCGACAAGGGCATCGAAGGCTTCCTGAAGGACTGGCAGTCGACCGGTCAGAGCATCCTCTGA
- the cobT gene encoding cobaltochelatase subunit CobT: MSEETPLDRFKRALTGGARAIAREPEVEVAWSADRPGAAGKNFRVPLPGRQLPPEQAAEARGFADSFALKIRLHDNALHDLGAPGDPVARAVYDAVEQVRYEALGAQGFAGVGENLAAATELRAASDPIARATEARDVPLSTAVSLMMREALTGKPIPERAKKGVDLVRNFVNERTGGDFSALADKLDDQKAFQDLSIEMLRQLDLIEGADSAPDDADEDGDEDEGESPEDDTDEEDAGDQSPQQSPEAASEMAEGDADEDGEGELSEEDGDSDDAGDDGEEGMMPVRPNRHWTDIPDDFEYQVYTRKFDEEIAATELCDADELDRLRAYLDSQLTGLQHVVTRLANRLQRRLMAQQSRSWDFDQEEGMLDAARLARVVISPGHSLSYKVERETEFKDTVVTLLIDNSGSMRGRPISIAAISADIIARTLERCGVKTEILGFTTRAWKGGHTREKWLADGKPQQPGRLNDLRHIVYKQADEPWRRARRNLGLMMREGLLKENIDGEALMWAHQRLLARPEDRRILMVISDGAPVDDSTLSVNRAGYLEAHLRKVIEWIEKASPVQLVAIGIGHDVTRYYKRAVTIMDVEQLGGTMIGQMADLFEVEG, from the coding sequence TTGAGCGAAGAAACCCCTCTCGACCGGTTCAAACGCGCGCTGACCGGCGGCGCGCGGGCGATCGCGCGCGAGCCCGAGGTGGAGGTCGCGTGGAGCGCGGACCGCCCGGGCGCTGCGGGCAAGAACTTCCGCGTGCCGCTGCCGGGCCGCCAGCTGCCGCCCGAACAGGCCGCCGAAGCACGCGGCTTCGCCGATAGCTTCGCGCTCAAGATCCGGCTGCACGACAACGCGCTGCACGATTTGGGTGCGCCCGGAGATCCGGTTGCGCGCGCGGTCTATGACGCGGTCGAGCAGGTGCGGTACGAGGCGCTCGGCGCGCAAGGCTTTGCCGGCGTGGGCGAGAACCTCGCCGCTGCGACCGAGCTGCGCGCCGCCAGCGACCCCATTGCCCGCGCCACCGAAGCGCGCGACGTGCCGCTCTCCACCGCCGTTTCGCTGATGATGCGCGAGGCGCTGACCGGAAAGCCGATACCCGAACGCGCGAAGAAGGGCGTCGATCTCGTCCGCAACTTCGTCAACGAGCGCACCGGCGGCGATTTCTCTGCGTTGGCGGACAAGCTCGACGACCAGAAGGCGTTTCAGGACCTCTCGATCGAGATGCTGCGCCAGCTCGACCTGATCGAAGGCGCGGACAGCGCGCCCGACGATGCGGACGAGGATGGCGACGAGGACGAGGGCGAATCGCCCGAAGACGATACCGACGAGGAAGACGCGGGCGACCAGTCGCCGCAGCAGAGCCCCGAAGCTGCCTCCGAAATGGCGGAAGGCGATGCCGACGAGGATGGCGAGGGCGAGCTGTCCGAAGAGGACGGCGACAGCGACGACGCTGGCGACGACGGCGAAGAGGGCATGATGCCCGTGCGCCCCAACCGCCACTGGACCGACATTCCCGACGATTTCGAGTACCAAGTCTACACGCGCAAGTTCGACGAAGAGATCGCCGCGACCGAGCTGTGCGATGCCGACGAGCTCGACCGCCTGCGCGCCTACCTCGACAGCCAGCTGACCGGGTTGCAGCATGTCGTCACCCGGCTGGCCAACCGGCTCCAGCGGCGGCTGATGGCGCAGCAGAGCCGCAGCTGGGACTTCGATCAGGAAGAGGGGATGCTCGACGCCGCGCGGCTGGCGCGCGTAGTTATCAGCCCGGGCCATTCTCTGTCCTACAAGGTCGAGCGGGAGACCGAGTTCAAGGACACGGTCGTCACCCTGCTGATCGACAATTCGGGGTCGATGCGCGGGCGGCCGATCTCGATCGCGGCGATCAGCGCGGACATCATCGCGCGCACGCTGGAGCGGTGCGGGGTGAAGACCGAGATTCTCGGCTTCACCACCCGCGCGTGGAAGGGCGGCCACACGCGCGAGAAATGGCTCGCCGACGGCAAGCCGCAGCAGCCCGGCCGCCTCAATGACCTGCGCCACATCGTCTACAAGCAGGCCGACGAGCCGTGGCGCCGCGCGCGCCGCAACCTCGGCCTGATGATGCGCGAGGGGCTGCTGAAAGAGAATATCGACGGCGAAGCGCTGATGTGGGCGCACCAGCGACTGCTCGCCCGGCCCGAGGATCGCCGCATCCTGATGGTTATCTCTGACGGCGCGCCGGTCGATGACAGCACGCTATCGGTAAACCGCGCAGGCTATCTGGAAGCGCACCTGCGCAAGGTGATCGAGTGGATCGAGAAAGCCTCGCCCGTGCAGCTGGTCGCCATCGGCATCGGCCACGATGTGACGCGGTATTACAAGCGCGCGGTGACGATCATGGATGTCGAGCAACTCGGCGGGACGATGATCGGGCAGATGGCGGATCTGTTCGAGGTTGAGGGGTGA
- a CDS encoding N-acetylmuramoyl-L-alanine amidase: MGDPTTYHFDLDPALRPEHAPLEERWWPGIRDAALKASSARIYDPIKGVRAVVIHATAGGSSAGAAGVIFDGKASFHWLVPDEDEPQHGQFVWATCHEARAAWHVRNSCSHPAIWGGRGRINHWSLGIEVVNRQVRTDAFSDWQVEATAQIVRYAWAKYPNLRHVVSHAMLDPARRSDPGSLFPWEQFREAVLDARGDVVPDLVAGAAESEAIRPSAPFCMVV; encoded by the coding sequence ATGGGCGACCCCACCACCTATCACTTCGATCTCGACCCCGCGCTTCGCCCCGAACACGCTCCGCTCGAGGAACGCTGGTGGCCGGGCATCCGCGACGCGGCGCTGAAGGCGTCGAGCGCGCGGATTTACGATCCGATCAAAGGCGTGCGCGCGGTGGTGATCCACGCGACGGCGGGCGGCAGCTCGGCAGGCGCGGCGGGCGTGATTTTCGACGGCAAAGCGAGCTTCCACTGGCTGGTGCCTGACGAGGACGAGCCACAGCACGGGCAATTCGTGTGGGCCACCTGCCACGAAGCACGCGCGGCATGGCATGTGCGCAATAGCTGCTCTCACCCCGCGATCTGGGGCGGGCGCGGACGGATCAACCACTGGTCGCTCGGGATCGAGGTGGTGAACCGGCAGGTGCGAACGGACGCATTCTCCGACTGGCAGGTCGAGGCGACCGCACAAATCGTACGCTACGCCTGGGCCAAATATCCCAACCTGCGCCACGTGGTGAGCCACGCCATGCTCGATCCTGCGCGGAGGAGCGATCCGGGGAGCCTGTTTCCGTGGGAGCAGTTCAGGGAAGCCGTGCTGGATGCGCGAGGGGATGTGGTGCCGGACTTAGTTGCAGGGGCGGCGGAGAGCGAGGCGATCAGGCCCTCTGCGCCGTTCTGCATGGTGGTCTGA
- a CDS encoding nitroreductase — protein MSDTPMSVSEAVTSRRSVRDFLDTAVPLDTIRQVMETARWAPSGCNYQPWEATILTGEPLAQLREKLRSSQMKQPDYDWDAPKQEDRYKQRLYELSASMFESLGIEREDKAGRAAAMGRNVVSFGAPVLLLCYFPRIVKEAQWSDTGMWLQTIMLLLREEGLDSCPQEFLAYYADPIMEHIGVSRDTHMFFCGMGIGYRDPDAPVNSFERSRVPLEEHVRFEGFEQG, from the coding sequence ATGAGCGATACCCCGATGTCCGTTTCCGAAGCCGTCACCTCGCGCCGCTCGGTGCGCGATTTCCTCGATACGGCGGTGCCTCTCGATACGATCCGGCAGGTCATGGAGACCGCGCGCTGGGCCCCCTCGGGCTGCAATTACCAGCCGTGGGAAGCGACGATCCTGACCGGCGAACCTCTTGCCCAGCTGCGCGAGAAACTGCGCAGTTCCCAGATGAAGCAGCCCGACTACGACTGGGACGCGCCCAAGCAGGAGGACCGCTACAAGCAGCGCCTCTACGAACTTTCCGCCAGCATGTTCGAGTCGCTCGGTATCGAGCGCGAGGACAAGGCGGGCCGCGCCGCGGCGATGGGGCGCAACGTGGTCAGCTTCGGTGCGCCTGTCCTGCTGCTGTGCTACTTCCCGCGGATCGTGAAGGAAGCGCAGTGGAGCGATACCGGCATGTGGCTCCAGACCATCATGCTGCTGCTACGCGAGGAAGGGCTCGATTCCTGCCCGCAGGAATTCCTCGCCTACTACGCCGATCCGATCATGGAGCACATCGGAGTGAGCCGCGACACGCACATGTTCTTCTGCGGCATGGGCATCGGCTATCGCGATCCCGACGCGCCGGTGAACAGCTTCGAGCGCAGCCGGGTGCCGCTGGAGGAGCATGTCCGCTTCGAAGGCTTCGAACAAGGGTAG
- a CDS encoding DUF998 domain-containing protein, with protein sequence MAIAGCAIAVACDIVGARLSNRIGLFSDTISNLAAGPWDILSDLGIYAFVLGVLAVTVGLVRWRVSRWDWRLGTVLLVVLALDYTLIAAYEAYSTGEGTQIHYKLVYLMGVAFPLTVLLTAGQFWEIDRRLGIALYIGGALWALAAPVLFLVPTAWDGLYERGLAFAKLGWFVTMGVMIWRDPDIVRRMPEDERS encoded by the coding sequence GTGGCCATCGCGGGCTGCGCGATCGCGGTCGCGTGCGACATTGTCGGCGCGCGCCTGTCCAACCGGATCGGCCTGTTCAGCGACACGATCAGCAACCTTGCTGCGGGGCCGTGGGACATCCTCTCCGACCTCGGCATCTATGCCTTCGTTCTCGGTGTGCTCGCCGTAACCGTGGGGCTGGTGCGCTGGCGCGTATCGCGATGGGACTGGCGGCTGGGCACCGTGCTGCTGGTGGTGCTCGCGCTCGATTACACGCTGATCGCGGCGTACGAGGCCTATTCGACCGGCGAGGGCACACAGATTCACTACAAGCTGGTCTACCTGATGGGAGTCGCCTTCCCGCTGACCGTGCTGCTGACCGCCGGCCAGTTCTGGGAGATCGACCGGCGGCTGGGAATCGCGCTGTATATCGGCGGGGCCCTGTGGGCGCTGGCCGCGCCGGTCCTGTTCCTGGTCCCGACCGCGTGGGACGGGCTCTACGAACGCGGACTGGCGTTCGCGAAGCTGGGGTGGTTCGTCACCATGGGCGTAATGATCTGGCGCGACCCGGACATCGTCCGGCGCATGCCGGAGGACGAGCGGAGCTAA
- the cysS gene encoding cysteine--tRNA ligase has product MTDAPQLKLFNSLNRQLEPFVPVHEGEARVYTCGPTVYNYPHIGNMRAYVFADVLGRTLSWRGYKLTHIINITDVGHLTDDADAGEDKLEKTAATQKQSIWDIAEHYTKAFKDDISALNIRQPAQWSVATDYIAEMIDFAKQIEPKHCYQLESGLYFDVSTVEDYGRLARAVTEEGEGRIDTVEGKRNAADFAIWRTTPAGETRQMEWDSPWGRGAPGWHLECSVMGGKLLGFPFDIHTGGIDHREIHHPNEIAQNQAYCGCGGLDDAAHSGAKIWMHNNFLVERSGKMSKSSGEFLRLQLLIGKGYHPLAYRMMCLQAHYRSELEFSWEGLGAALTRLKRMVMAVEQLKNRHAELVSASSEQPEPFVQEAGWTLKQVQGDDWGKIAPAIEKFQAALADDLNTSIALTALEEALTIKKVDPAQKLRAVAAMDAVLGLGLLDLARTDLRIRPKDAVITDDHITSAIAFRKELRAQQNYAALDRQRDELTAKGVEVMDGDPLGWEWKLA; this is encoded by the coding sequence ATGACCGACGCGCCGCAACTCAAGCTGTTCAATTCTCTCAACCGCCAGCTGGAACCCTTCGTTCCGGTCCACGAGGGGGAGGCGCGCGTCTACACCTGCGGGCCGACGGTCTATAACTACCCGCATATCGGCAATATGCGCGCCTATGTGTTCGCGGATGTGCTGGGGCGCACGTTGAGCTGGCGCGGCTACAAACTCACCCACATCATCAATATCACCGATGTCGGCCATCTGACCGACGACGCCGATGCGGGCGAGGACAAGCTGGAGAAGACGGCTGCGACGCAGAAGCAGTCGATCTGGGATATTGCCGAGCATTACACAAAGGCGTTCAAGGACGACATAAGCGCGCTCAACATACGTCAACCGGCGCAGTGGTCGGTCGCGACCGACTACATCGCGGAGATGATCGACTTCGCGAAGCAGATCGAGCCGAAGCACTGCTACCAGCTGGAGAGTGGGCTCTATTTCGACGTCTCGACGGTCGAGGATTACGGGCGGCTGGCGCGCGCCGTGACCGAAGAGGGCGAGGGCCGGATCGACACGGTCGAGGGTAAACGCAATGCCGCCGACTTCGCGATCTGGCGCACCACGCCCGCGGGCGAGACGCGGCAGATGGAGTGGGATTCGCCCTGGGGTCGCGGCGCGCCCGGCTGGCATCTCGAGTGCAGCGTGATGGGCGGCAAGCTGCTCGGCTTCCCGTTCGACATCCACACCGGCGGGATCGACCACCGCGAGATTCACCACCCCAACGAGATCGCGCAGAACCAGGCCTACTGCGGCTGCGGCGGGCTGGACGACGCGGCGCATTCGGGTGCGAAGATCTGGATGCACAACAACTTCCTGGTCGAGCGGTCGGGCAAGATGAGCAAGTCGAGCGGTGAGTTCCTGCGGTTGCAGCTTCTGATCGGCAAGGGATACCACCCGCTCGCCTACCGGATGATGTGCCTCCAAGCGCATTACCGCAGCGAGCTGGAGTTCTCGTGGGAAGGGCTGGGTGCAGCGCTGACCCGGCTGAAGCGGATGGTGATGGCTGTTGAACAGCTTAAGAACCGTCATGCCGAACTTGTTTCGGCATCCAGCGAGCAGCCCGAGCCGTTTGTGCAGGAGGCGGGCTGGACCCTGAAACAAGTTCAGGGTGACGATTGGGGTAAGATCGCGCCAGCGATTGAGAAGTTTCAGGCGGCACTGGCCGACGACCTCAACACGTCGATCGCACTGACTGCGCTCGAAGAGGCTTTGACGATCAAGAAGGTTGACCCGGCGCAAAAGCTGCGCGCGGTGGCTGCGATGGACGCCGTCCTCGGCCTCGGCCTGCTCGACCTCGCGCGGACCGATCTGCGCATTCGTCCGAAGGACGCGGTTATCACCGACGACCATATTACATCGGCTATCGCGTTTCGGAAGGAGCTTCGAGCGCAGCAGAACTACGCTGCTCTCGACCGCCAGCGCGACGAGCTTACCGCGAAGGGCGTCGAGGTGATGGACGGCGACCCGCTCGGCTGGGAGTGGAAGCTGGCGTGA
- a CDS encoding D-2-hydroxyacid dehydrogenase produces MTTAVLSALIRPLVEPRLPDWVEPLWFMSKDEAIDLAPRAEIGWFDFNEPGPMCEVVTAAMNLKWLNSIYAGLDFLPLDLLEQRGTIVTNGAGINAITIAEYVVMLMLTHAKGYREVVRAQDRHEWLQDSPGKRELAGERVLLLGLGAIGQLVKTRLEAFDMEVVPVRRSGADGALKPDEWRGKLGEFDWVVLAVPSTPETHHMIGADELAAMKANAVLVNIARGDVVDQDALVDALEGKRIEAALLDVTDPEPLPEDHPLWSLENAQVTMHLSGRAQSKMFQRSADRFIENLARWHAGEPVEPRFDPALGY; encoded by the coding sequence TTGACCACCGCAGTCCTGTCCGCACTGATCCGCCCGCTGGTCGAACCACGCCTGCCCGACTGGGTCGAGCCGCTGTGGTTCATGAGCAAGGACGAGGCGATCGACCTTGCGCCGCGTGCGGAGATCGGCTGGTTCGATTTCAACGAGCCCGGCCCTATGTGCGAGGTCGTGACCGCCGCGATGAACCTCAAATGGCTGAACTCGATCTATGCCGGGCTCGATTTCCTGCCGCTCGACCTGCTGGAGCAGCGCGGCACGATCGTCACCAACGGCGCTGGCATCAACGCGATCACCATCGCCGAATATGTCGTCATGCTGATGCTGACCCATGCCAAGGGCTACCGCGAGGTGGTTCGCGCGCAGGATCGGCACGAGTGGTTGCAGGACAGCCCCGGCAAGCGCGAGCTGGCGGGCGAGCGGGTGCTGCTGCTGGGCCTCGGCGCGATCGGGCAGCTGGTAAAGACCCGGCTCGAAGCTTTCGACATGGAGGTGGTGCCCGTGCGCCGGTCGGGCGCGGATGGCGCGTTGAAGCCCGACGAATGGCGCGGCAAGCTGGGCGAATTCGACTGGGTCGTGCTGGCGGTGCCCTCCACCCCCGAAACGCACCACATGATCGGCGCGGACGAACTCGCCGCCATGAAGGCCAACGCTGTGCTGGTGAACATCGCACGCGGCGATGTGGTCGACCAGGATGCGCTGGTCGATGCGCTGGAGGGAAAGCGGATCGAGGCCGCACTGCTCGATGTCACCGACCCCGAGCCGCTGCCCGAAGACCATCCGCTGTGGTCGCTCGAGAATGCGCAGGTGACCATGCACCTGTCGGGCCGCGCGCAGAGCAAGATGTTTCAGCGCAGCGCGGACCGCTTCATCGAGAACCTTGCCCGCTGGCACGCGGGCGAACCGGTCGAGCCGCGTTTCGACCCGGCGCTGGGTTACTGA